The Henckelia pumila isolate YLH828 chromosome 2, ASM3356847v2, whole genome shotgun sequence genome includes a window with the following:
- the LOC140884526 gene encoding defensin Ec-AMP-D2-like — protein sequence MGGFFRLFSTFLLVLMLLGPAEKLVAEARTCESKSHRFKGPCVSKTNCASVCITEGFHGGHCRGFRRRCFCTKHC from the exons ATGGGTGGCTTCTTCAGGCTGTTTTCAACTTTCTTGCTCGTGCTGATGCTCCTCGGGCCAGCTG AAAAGCTGGTAGCAGAAGCAAGAACATGTGAGTCCAAGAGTCATAGGTTCAAGGGACCTTGTGTGAGCAAAACCAACTGTGCTTCTGTGTGCATAACTGAAGGGTTTCATGGTGGCCATTGCCGCGGCTTTCGCCGTCGATGTTTCTGCACAAAGCATTGTTAA
- the LOC140881956 gene encoding uncharacterized protein, which yields MSNLVREHLFIGNIGDAADILQNGGNEITHILSVLSSASISFFSEWRSGISIPSKEIKKVYVGGSGSEDVSGDGSKSSLSPDKLLYALEYAGKDLKFVRMAVPLRDMESENLLDYLEVCLDFIEDSREQGSVLVHCFAGVSRSAAIITAYLMRSEQLSQEDAIESLRRSCEFVCPNDGFLEQLKMFEQMGFKVDHASPTYKRFRLKILGESYNRGENLDVSKFSADPGLRAENASLEVEQSLDKEVKPTPAYRCTKCRRVVALKDHVVDHIPGEGETCFEWHKRRSGNPFNKSDEDECSSIFVEPLRWMTTVVEGGLEGKLLCAHCEARLGYFNWSGIQCSCGSWITPAFQLHKSKVDISSI from the exons ATGTCCAATCTAGTACGTGAACATTTATTCATTGGCAATATTGGagatgctgctgacattctTCAGAATGGAGGCAATGAAATCACACATATACTATCAGTTCTTAGTTCCGCGTCCATATCTTTCTTCTCGGAATGGCGCAGTGGGATTTCTATTCCAAGCAAAGAAATTAAAAAGGTTTATGTTGGGGGATCAGGATCTGAAGATGTTTCAGGTGATGGGTCAAAGAGTTCGCTGTCACCAGACAAACTCCTATACGCACTGGAGTATGCAGGCAAGGATTTGAAGTTTGTGAGGATGGCAGTGCCTCTAAGAGACATGGAGAGCGAAAATTTGCTTGACTATTTGGAAGTTTGCTTGGATTTTATCGAAGACAGTAGGGAACAGGGATCTGTTTTGGTGCACTGCTTTGCTGGTGTGTCAAGgag TGCAGCTATTATTACAGCATACCTGATGAGAAGTGAGCAACTATCACAAGAAG ATGCCATTGAATCGCTACGGCGAAGCTGTGAATTTGTATGTCCGAATGATGGTTTTCTGGAGCAG TTGAAAATGTTCGAACAAATGGGTTTTAAGGTTGATCATGCTAGCCCCACATACAAGCGCTTCCGCTTAAAAATTTTAG GTGAATCCTATAATCGTGGAGAAAATTTAGATGTTTCTAAGTTCAGTGCAGATCCTGGTTTGCGAGCTGAAAATGCCTCTTTAGAGGTGGAACAATCACTTGATAAGGAAGTGAAACCTACTCCTGCTTATCGCTGCACGAAATGCCGTAGAGTAGTTGCATTAAAGGACCATGTTGTGGATCACATTCCAGGAGAGGGCGAGACGTGCTTTGAATGGCATAAAAGGAGAAGTGGAAACCCTTTTAACAAATCTGATGAGGATGAATGTTCCTCTATCTTTGTCGAGCCACTACGTTGGATGACAACAG TTGTGGAAGGTGGACTTGAGGGTAAGCTGTTATGTGCCCACTGCGAAGCTCGTTTAGGTTACTTTAACTGGTCTGGAATTCAGTGCAGTTGTGGGAGCTGGATTACTCCGGCCTTTCAGCTTCACAAAAGCAAAGTCGACATCAGTAGCATCTAA